GTATTCTGGATGCCGCTATGAATATCCGTGAAAGATTTATCCTGTCCCTGGTCCATATGGGTAAAGGCTTTGACGGAATCGACCAGTTTTCCCATGCGGGTAGCTGCTTCTTCAATATCGGTGACCATTTTTTCTGTGATCAGGTTATTGTTGATCCAGTTGAATACGGGTGATAGCGGGCCATCATTCAGCTGTTGCCGGAACTGTTCCAGGTGTTGCATTGTGAAGCCGAAGTCTGTCATATTTTCCGCTATTTCCGGGGCGCAGGTAATCTTGTACTGATCCAGCCAGTCCTGCATTTCATCTACCTTATCATTTCTTTCCATCATGCCCATTGGCGGTGGCGGCCCCTGGCGGATTACTTCAAACAGCAGGTTATTGACTGCATCTACCTGATCGGTGGTAACGTGCATGTTCATTAATTCCTTGAAGGTTTTTGGTTCCAGCTGCAGATGATCTTTGAGTGACCTGGCACCGCGGAGGATGGCGGCAGCAGGATTATTGAGTTCATGTGCAAGGCCGGCAGAGAGCTTTCCCAGCGCCATCATTTTCTCGCTTTGCTGCTGCATACTGGTGAAGTTGCGTACGCGGGAAGTCATGACATGTACCAGGGCCTGTGTCAGTTCAAAATGCTGGTGTATCAGCTCATTGATTTTCTCCATGGGTAAAGTCATGACCTGCATATCTTCCAGCACTTCACAATTGGCGGAGGCTATTTTCATGCGCGAGAAGGGTAGGTAACCGGTAATGCTTTCCGGCTCCACCATGGCTATTTCCATGGCATCCTGGCGCTGACTGATATACATTCTTGCCTTTCCGGCTATGATGAAGTGAGTACCGCTAACGGGATCATCCTGCCTGAAAAAGAAATCGCCGGCAGGATAAATATGTTGTATGCTGTTGTCGATCAGCCACTGTAGCTGTTCTTCGGGAACATCTTTTAGCGGTTCAAAAGATTTTAACAGGGATGATGTTACTGTTTTCATAGTAAGAGAATTATTTTATGTCCGCCTTATAGTTGCCAGCCACGGATTTTGTCCGAACAATCTCCGGCGCCTTCGGCACCGGAGATTGTTCGGGGATATGCGCCCCGCCGCCGGCGGGGCGCATATCCCCGAACATATTTTGCAAGCGTCAGAGCGGTAAAACGAGCAACGGCACTTTGGTATTCCATGCCAGACGTTTGGTCGTGCTTTTCTGGAATAGCGGGATGATGCTATTGTTTTTGCGGTGAATGGTGATAATCATATCCGCTTTTTCTTCCTGTGCAAATTTGTTGATGGTACCAGGGATATCGGAATCGGTAACGTAATGGAATTCAGCATTATACTTGTCGAAGATATCATGTAGTGCAACAATTTCTTCTTTGAGCTCCATGGCATAGCGGTCATTTTTAGCGATATTTATGAGGAGCACCCTTGCCTGCAGGAGGTCCAGGATATTAAGGAGCGCGGTTTTGTCCATTTGCCGGAATATCGGGAGGTCAATACCTATCACCACAGTTTGTGGTATGGTGATGGGGGCTTCGGAAGGGATAAGCAGCAGGGGGTAGTTGATGGAATTGATGGTACGGATGGCGGTGCTGCCGATGAGTACTTTTTCCAGGTTAGACTTGCCTTTCATACCCATGACTGCCATTTGAACATCTTCCTCTTTTCCTGCCTGTTCTACGACTTCATCCAGCGGGAGGTTGCTGGTGAGGGTATTGATGGTAGTACCTTCGCCGGTAATGATGCTGAGTTTCTGTTTCCAGTCGGAGAGGAGTTGGTTGCTTTCTTTTTCCAGGTCGGGGATGCCCATGGCTATTACTGGTTCATTGGCAAGTGCGGTTGGATTCAGAAAGAAACTATTGAGCAGCAAAAGTTGTTGAGTTTTATAGTATTTGGCCAGGAAGCTGGCGTATTCAGCAGCATGAAAGGCTGTGTCAGAAAAGTCGGTTAGTACCAGAATAGTATGCATAATTAGAATTTTACTGTTTATGAAAGAACAATCGAACTGGGTTATGGTTTGTTATATT
The Chitinophaga sp. Cy-1792 genome window above contains:
- a CDS encoding ATP-binding protein, with protein sequence MKTVTSSLLKSFEPLKDVPEEQLQWLIDNSIQHIYPAGDFFFRQDDPVSGTHFIIAGKARMYISQRQDAMEIAMVEPESITGYLPFSRMKIASANCEVLEDMQVMTLPMEKINELIHQHFELTQALVHVMTSRVRNFTSMQQQSEKMMALGKLSAGLAHELNNPAAAILRGARSLKDHLQLEPKTFKELMNMHVTTDQVDAVNNLLFEVIRQGPPPPMGMMERNDKVDEMQDWLDQYKITCAPEIAENMTDFGFTMQHLEQFRQQLNDGPLSPVFNWINNNLITEKMVTDIEEAATRMGKLVDSVKAFTHMDQGQDKSFTDIHSGIQNTLNLLDYKLRKTNVTVIRNFDTSLPPVKAFVGELNQVWTNIIDNAIDAMAAHEKGTLEIATVKDGKCLAVNITDDGPGIPDDIINKIYDPFFTTKAIGQGTGMGLDIVCQIIRHHRGHISVHSTPGRTTFHISLPIND
- a CDS encoding universal stress protein, whose protein sequence is MHTILVLTDFSDTAFHAAEYASFLAKYYKTQQLLLLNSFFLNPTALANEPVIAMGIPDLEKESNQLLSDWKQKLSIITGEGTTINTLTSNLPLDEVVEQAGKEEDVQMAVMGMKGKSNLEKVLIGSTAIRTINSINYPLLLIPSEAPITIPQTVVIGIDLPIFRQMDKTALLNILDLLQARVLLINIAKNDRYAMELKEEIVALHDIFDKYNAEFHYVTDSDIPGTINKFAQEEKADMIITIHRKNNSIIPLFQKSTTKRLAWNTKVPLLVLPL